The following is a genomic window from Marinobacter salsuginis.
ACCTCATCCCGGCTGAGCACCTGGCGCATTCCAGCCATGGCATAACCTACACCTACCAGGCCAACGTTGGCCGGCAGTTGGTCCAGAAGTTTGTTAGCTTCGTCGGAGCGTAACAATTCTGCGGCCTGGTCAATGTTGTCGACCAGATAAGGCGCATACAGCGCGCCGAAATCCGGCACCCGGTTGGACACTTCAGCAATGGTTAGGAACGCCATATCCAGTGCGCCCGTTTGCAGCTGCTGAACCATCTGCGCCTCGTTACCCAGCTGCCTGGCCGGGAAAACCGCTACCGAATGCTCTCCTCCGGACTTCTCGTTCAGATCCTGCCCGAACTCGTTGGCTGCCTTGGTCCAGATGTGGGGCGGTGGCGTGATCAAGCCGAGGCGAAAATCGCGGGCCTCAACGGCGGCACTGGACATAACTGCAAAGGATGCAAACGCGGCAAGCAGGCGCTTCATTGAACTCATCGGAGGCTCCATTTATGTTGTTTTATTCATCAAACGATGGTTTCGGAAACTCAGTCCCGAAGCATACCCCAGAACGACGGAATTTTGGACGGGCGATTTCGCTAACAAGTTTTTAATATCGCGACAAAAAAGGCAGACCAGTGACTAACTGATCTGCCTTTTTTGAATTTGGTAGCGGGGGCTGGATTCGAACCAACGACGGTTATGAGGCCGATGATCGTAGGACCCACTAATTGTCCCCATACGCCTAAAATTGTCCTAAAATCATCAGAACGGAATGCGGCGTGCCGAAGGTTGATCGGCGGAGGTTCAAAACTGAAGCTACGGTCGCAAAGCGAACATTCAGATTTTTGGAGCATCTGCACTCAGCAACAGCGGTTGTTTTGGAGGGCCTACCAATATAGATGAGTTCACCACCAGCCTATGGATCAGCGTAATGGAAGAAGGCATTCAGTATCCTTTCTAAGCGAGTCAGCGATGAATCCGGGTCGAACGATACCATTGAAACGACCGGCTAGAAATGCTTCTAGCCGGTCGGCGTTCAGTTCATGGGAATAACCACCGGGCAGATACGAACCGCCAAAGGCCTAAACAAGCTATTTCAAGAGGATCATTTTCGACCGCCACTACCATTCAGAACCAAGTAACAGAAGTAACCAATGACGACGGCCAGAACAGCATCCTCTGGCGCAATCCATACCGCGTCAGACATCTGGACGTATAGCTGCGGGCCAAGGCAGTGGAAAGCGTCTCAACACAGCTGGAAGGAAGACGCACACCATTTTGCAGCAACAGGCTGTCGGCTTGCTGTCGAATACTGGTTTCCCGAGTGGGTAAGACCAAGGCAAATTCTGATAGGCCACTTACAATTGTCTCCAAGGGGCAGCCGGCAAGTGGGTGGCCAGCACGAACCACCAGCCGGAGCGAATCGCCGTAGAGCGATTCGAACTACAACCCGAAAACATGGAGCTGTCGCTCAAGCGGCCAATAACCAGGTCAAGGTCGCCACTGAGTAGCAAGTTCAGCAGATACTTGGCGGGCCCTCCCTCCGCAATGGCTTGGACCAAACCCACGTTTCGTGAGATAGAATCTCAATCTCGACTTGGAATGACAGGACGCCCCAATAAAAAAGAGGCCGAAGCAGAGCTCCGACCTAAAGGAGAATCATTCAATTTACATTGGAGGATAGGAACGACAGACTCATAGTGGAGGGTGCACCTTTGGTATAGCCACGTCCGCCATTAGGCGATCAATTTATTGTAAGCAAGGATCGCCGCCGCAAGATCTTCGATTGATGAACCCACCGCCTTGAATACGGTGATGGCCTTATCACCACCTAACAAGCCTGCCCTACCAGCATGAACGCCTTTGCTAAGATCAATGAAGTCAGCCTCTACGGAGGCTTCGCTGATCGCACCACTCCGGATAGGATCAATTAGGTCTCCTGTCTCCTGAAGCGCCGCCTCTCTGAAGTCGGCAAACACATGAGCTTTCGACATCAAGGTGTCATCGGCCTCACGCATCTTCGGCGTAAAGCTGCCGATTAAGTCGACATGGGTACCTTCTTTAACCCAGTCACCTAGAATCAGCGGGGTTTTGCTCAACGTGGCACAGCTAATGATATCGGCCTGCCCGACGGCTTCTTCCAGTGAGCCCTGATCGACACGCCTTGCGCTGTATCCTTGGCCTTTGAGTTCGGAAACAAACTTTTCTGCGTTGTCTTCTGAGATATTCCATACATCGACGTGTTCGATAGGTCTAATGCTCGCGGTAGCCGGCACCACGTTCCTTGCAACCCGACCGGCACCCACCATCAACAGACGTTTGCTATCAGGCCGAGATAAGTACCTGGTACCAAGTGCCGAGGCAGCGGCGGTGCGCCTGGCAGTGATCACATTGCCATCTAAGCGGGCGAGCAGCTCACCAGTTTCGCCAGAGCTCAATAGGTAATGGCTGGATAGCCCCGGCATGCCCCGGCGGTGATTACCCGGAAACACATTGACTTGCTTAACGCCAATATATTGCCCATCGATCCATGATGGCATCAGTAGCAATGTAGCTTCGTCACTCCCCGGAACATTGATTCCATGATGGTGTCGGATCGGGCAGTTATATTCCTGCTGAAAGATGTCGTTCAGGCTTTCGATTAGCTCTTTCCAGGGCAATAGCTCGACTAGGTTATTGGTCTCAATCATTGAAAACTCCACTTGCTAAACTTGTTTTTTACAAATTACTTAGTACTGTGTCATGACGAGACGTTACCGCTCATTCACCCTCAGCTTTTTTGCCAAAAGACGGCCATGTATCACTTAGTCGATAACCTTCCGGCCAGGGATCCTCGGGGTCTAGCATGTGTTGATGAATACCTGTGATCCAGCCTCGACGCGGTTGAGAGACCACCACTCCCGAACTAGGTCATCCAACGTGTTCGGAGCGGCCAACTTTATGTGGCTCCTGGAACAGATGGTTAGCAAGCGTCCGGTAATTCCATCATGCGCCTAGCTGTTTTCAAGACTCCGTATAAACCTGTCAGCCAACAAGTGGTTCTTAACACCTTTGACATTGAAAAACTGCGTGCAGGACCACCTATTTAAGACAGTAATAGGCCAGCCTTCGCGAGATTATCGACATACACCGCGTCATTAAAGATAGCTTCAGGAAAACAGGTGAGTTTCCGCGAGCGTTAATGCGCTCCCCCGAACGGGTCCAGAAAATTCGGGGAAAGCGACTTTACTTACTTGGCTTTATTGATAGTCAATCGTCGGCGCATCCTGATGCCCGGCAATTACCTTCTTCACTTATACCATCAGGCAACTGTTTCTCCGGAGCAGTGGTGCACGGCTCAATCTGTTGGATAACAGAATCCTGCGGTGCTTTTTTTGACATTGCGTAGACGACATCACAATCCTGAATACTGCATAGAGCATAGCGCGTATCGAGGTTTCAAGTAGCTGGTACGCCTCAACGATCTAATGGCAAAACCTAGCTTTTCCGCTTTTTTCGAGCGAGTACAGCACCCCGGTTAACGTCCACGCCAGACCTTAGAGGTATTTGCCTGACAAATATTCGGGAATATTCAGCGAATACCTCAAGACTCAGCCACGCTCAAGCTCCTGAGTATCAACCAAGTCTTTTCGTGGGCAAGCGACCAGTCAGTAAACCCAAACAGTGCAATAGGAAATAGTCGCCCCAAATCAGCTCATGCTCAATGGCAACACCACGCATTGGGTCAAAGCAACCTCGTGTTAGCACCAAGGGGGGAATGGTACCTGCGCCCCCTGGAATGGTCGCAACGTAGTCACGACAAAGGGTCTTCACTGTGGCACGAGCTTTTCCTTGATATTCCTGCGCGACTTCTTGATCATCAAGGACAGTAGCCAGTGTAAGCAGAGCATAGCAGGCAATGGAGGTTGCAGAGGTGTCCTTTGGAGTTCCAGTTTCCTGAGGCGCATCGAAATCCCAGTAAGCCACTCCATCATCGGGTACATTCTCAATCCACCATCTGCAGACTCTTTCGGCGTAGTCACGGATTTCACGATTTTCCGGATACAACGCTGATAGATAAGCGTAGCTCATCATGGCCCAAGCCTGAGCGCGCCCCCAGGTAGAGTTCGGGCTGAAGCCCTTGTGGGTGTATGTTTTGATCAACTTGCCTGTTTGGCTGTCAAAACTAGCGGATTGGCATACTGAGCCATCCTCGCGAACGCAAAATTCAGCATTGGTCAGGGCGTGGCGGATTGCCACATCCCTAAATTTATCGTTACCAGTCTTCTCCGCAGCCCAAGCCAGCACTAAACTGGCTGATAGGCTGTCGATATTGGTTTCGTTCTCGCCGACCGTGTGGGCCTCTTCCGCCTTTGTACCCAAGGGCATCAGACCGATATTCGGGCGGAAGGTAGCGCACAGGCTGTTGGCCGCAGCTAACGCAAGTGTCTCGGCTTTCTTGCTACCCGCAAGATCCGCCCCAACAGAACATCCAAAATAGAACAGGAAGCCCCGAAACACCGAATCAGAATCAACCCTCGGCTCCAGGCGCTCTACCCATTCCTCGGCCGCTTGCCAGAGTGATGAATCGCCAGAATAGTGACCACTCAACCAGAGTACGCCGGGCCAAAAGCCTCCAGTCCAAAAACCATCTTCCGTGGTAGTCCACTCTCCGGTTGTCGTATCGGCGTAGTGGGGAAATCCAGCTAGCGGTTGTTTTAAAGTGAGACGCGCTCGCTCCACTAGACCTTCAATGGTTTGATCCAACAAGCGGTTTTCGTCATTGCCGCATGGCGGTTTACCGTTCATAAGTTAGTGCCCCTCTTGATTGTCTTTGATGATCAGTCAGTTAATGACTCCACGTTCCAGGAAACCTCTGATCTCGTTTTCGGTGTAGTCAAAATCACTCAAAATCTCACGTGAAAATTCGCCCAGAGCGGCGGGCGGCCGTGGCTTTTGTTTAACCTGACTGGCCAGTTTTACTGGATTGCCAACCAGTTGAACTGGCCCATGGCCTGGTATGTCCACCTCCCGCAAAATATCATTCTGAAGGGTTTGTGGATGCTTCAGGGTCTCGTCCAGATCCAACACCGGCGCACACAGAATGTCGGTCTTGGATAGCCGCTCGACACATTCAGCGGTAGTGTATCGTTCCATCACCGGCCCGAATTTTTCCTGAACTATGTGGGCATGCTTACGTTGTAGACTTGCTGTGGCTAGCAGCGGATCAGTGCTCATATCGTCTTCGTCAAACGCGGTGCACATAAGCTGTAGCGGGTTGTCTCGGAACAAAGTGAGAACAGTGACCCACCCATCCAAGGTCTTGAAGATCATGGCGTACTGAACCCAGTCGGTGCGGTAGCTGTACATCGAACGGCTGGAGGCCTCAAGCAGTTGCATGGCAATGGCAACATCAAACAGAGAGGTGGTAACCAGATCTCCTTTGCCAGTCCGTTCCCGACCCATCAGAGCCGCCAGAATTCCCTGCGATAATGACGCTGCCGTGGCATAGTCAACCGTCGGGGTAGCAGTTAAACGGGGACGGTCACCGGATTCCACCCCGTTCATGGCAAAGCCGCTGAGAGACTGCGCCAACATATCCTGGCCCGGCATCCCTGATAGGGGACCTCTAGCGCCGAAGGCATAACCAACGGCATAAACTAGCCTGGGATTACGCTTGGAAACTTCCTCGTAACCAAAACCCAGTCGCTCCATAGCCCCGGGCCGAAAGTTGTGAATTAGCACATCGGCTTTATCAATCAGCTTGCCAAGGACTTCTCGACCTTCAGCCTGCTTCAGGTCGAGGCACAGGGTCCGCTTATTACAACCAACCGCAGCGTAGTAACAGCTCATATCCTCTCGGGCAGTACCGACTTCGTCGAGATCCCGCATAATATCGCCTCGGGGCGGCCGTTCAATCTTAATCACGTCGGCGCCGTAGTCCCCAAGCATCTGCCCGGCAAGAGGCACCTGCATAACCATGCCAAGCTCTAGCACCGTGATCCCAGAAAGTGGTTGCATTGTTTTCTCCATCATCCCTATTTACTTACTAACCGTATAGTATTTAAATGGTATGCGCAACTCAGTTTGACAATTATTGATTGTTAATTTAGTTCTCAACACACGCCCTGATAGCCTGAGACGCTTTATGCTTCTAAATGACCAATTATCTGAATTCGCAATTCCGGATTCGCTCTCTGAGTGGACATTACCAAAAGTCGCTGCACGTCGTGTGGGGGCCTCACCCGAGGCAGTTTTTGCCCGCGACGTCTCGGGTAACAAGGAGACTTATGGCCAGTTTATGGACCATGCGGAGGCGTTAGCAGCGCATTTCCTTCAGGTAGGCATCGAGCCCGGTGACCGAATCCTGGTCTTTGCTGACAACAGCATCGCGGCCCTACACGCATGGATGGCCGCTGCGCTAGTTGGCGCGGTCGATGTGTCAGCGAATACTGGGTATCGCGGTAACTCTTTGGCCCATGTCCTCAACTTGGCCAAACCCAGCCTAATTGTCAGTGATGCTCATCTGATTCCATTTATTACCGAACTGAATTTTGATTTTTCGAGCGTCCAGCAGGTTGTTGTTATCGACAACTCGGAAGCTGATCCTACCGAACTGGCCAAAGGGTTCGAGGCCAAGGGAAATATCGACGTTCGGCATCACCGTAACCTCATCGCCACGCCTAGACCACAGGAGCAGACCTGGCCAGAGATCCTGCCCTCTGATGCGGCGTCTGTAGTGTTCACGTCTGGCACCACCGGTCCCGCTAAAGGCGTGGTGATGCCCCATGGCCATGTCTGTCTATTGGCTCACACCACCGCAGGGGAAACCGGCATGAACTCGTCTGACGTGTTCTACAGTGCTCATCCCCTGTTTCATATTGCTGGTAAGTTCATGGGAGTACTCGCCATCTTTGCCGCTGGTGGAACCCTCGTCCTTGACCGAAAGTTTGATGCTAAAAGCTGGCTCGATCGCATCCGGGAAAGCGGAGCAACCATAAGTATTGCCCACGGACCGATGATCGAAATGATCCAGGCTGAGCCAGCACGGAGGGAAGATTCGGACAACGCTCTCACACGCCTGATGTGCTGCCCATTGCCCAAACGCCATGGTTATGCCTTCCTAGAACGGTTTGGCGTTAAAGGTATTGAAATGTGGGGTATGAGTGAAATTGGCTGCCCATGTTGGACCTCGAGGCAATCTCCAGCGATTACCGGCTCCTGCGGAAAAGTGCTTACAGAGTGGTATGACGTGGAACTCGTCGATTCGGAAACAGACCGACCGATACCAGATGGTACGGCAGGTGAAATTGTAGTTAGGCCCCGGTTCCCTTGGACTACCATGCTGGGCTACATGGGCATGCCAGAGGAAACGGTGAGCGCATGGCGCAACCTTTGGTTCCATACCGGAGATATCGCTGTCAGGGATAGTAGCGGCAACCTGTTCTACGTCGATCGCAAGGGCGATCGTATCCGCCGCCGAGCAGAGAACATATCATCGTTTGATATCGAAGCGGCAGTGGCTGACTTTCCCGGTGTGAAAGAGTGCGTGGCGATAGGCGTTCCGTCGGGCTATGAAAACGACGACGATATCCTAGTTTACATCGTAGCCATGGAAGAAGCCGTCATTGAACCACAGGCTCTGTTGAGCTTCCTGGCTCAGACGCTGCCCCACTTCATGGTGCCCCGCTATATAGAGCTCACCGACGAACTGCCCAGGACACCCACCAACAAAGTGAAGAAAAAACAGCTTTCAGAGCGTGGCATTCAATCCAGCACTTGGGATCGCAAAGCTGCCGGCATCAGCCTAAAGAAGCTTATCGACCCGGGATAAATAGCATTGGCCAAAATCGGCGGGAATGCTTAGCCAATACCGTGCAGTAACATGTGCCGTACGTTTTTAACCAGATCAGGACCGCTGATCTCAGCGCCACGCAGGTGCCATTCCAGCATCATGCCATCGTGGACCGCCACGATCATGGAGGCGAATGAGCGAGCATCAATGTCTGACGACATCGCACCAACTGCCTGGGCCTCTTGGACCACTTCTTCTACGGCCTTATGTACATCTCCGTAGAGTTCCCTGATGGCCTTGGCAATGTCGTTATCCTGACGTGCGAATTCAATGGCCATCTGGATCATGAAGAGCAGCTCGTTGGGTCGTTCCGCGCCAAAGTCAGCACCCTCGTGGATGTAGCGGATAATCCGATCCACATGGTTGCCAACAGGATTCCTTAGAGTGGCTACTAGACCATCCACAAGATCCTCACGTAGAACATCAAACATTTGCAAGACCAGCTTTTCCTTGCTGCCAAAGTAAAAATAAACCGAACCTTTAGTTAGGCCGGCTTTTGACGAAATAGTCTCAAGGCTGGTGGCATGATAACCACGTATCACAAACAATTCGAAAGCAGCTTGGGTCAGTCGCTTCATGCTGCGTTCGCGAGAAATTTCGTTTTTGTTGAGTTTCTTCCCAGTTTTAGTCAACTTCTTTTCCTACGTGAATAAAACTCTTGGATGAAGCGGAGTATAGCTCGCGCCGAAAATAACCCGCCCATGATACATAAAGTTGAAAACGCCGCTAAATCGTGACTACTACCTGCCACGACTAGCGGCTTGGTTCCTTACTTAAGGTTTATCACCCCATATTTCCCGCTCGCCATCCAACAAGCGATTCAGTTTATAAGGGTTGGCCTCCTTCAGGGCATGCGGGAGCAAAGCATCCGGAAAATTCTGGTAGCATACAGGCCGGAGAAAACGTCGGATAGCCGCGCTTCCGACAGATGTTGTGCGGCTATCAGAGGTGGCCGGGAAAGGCCCTCCATGAACCATTGCATGGCAAACCTCTACACCTGTCGGCCAACCATTGACCAGTATTCGACCAGCCTTGGTCTCCAGTGTCGCGAGCAGCGATTGTGCAAGCTCGAGATCGTCGTCGTCCATGTGCAGTGTGGCGGTGAGCTGCCCCTCTAGGCTGGAGGCGACGTGCTGCATTTCCTCAACCCCTTCGCACTCTATGATCAGGGATGCGGCACCGAAAATCTCCCGTTGCAATGCCTCGTCTGCGAGGAAATCGGCGGCACTAGCGGCAAACAAGTGAGGCTGACAGCTATTGGGGGTTGTTCCTTGCGATCCACTCGCCAAGCATTTAATGGCGGCATGGTCAGACCAGCGCTCGATGCCTTGTGTATAGGCCGCGTGTATATCAGGCGTGAGCATAGTCTGACCATCTGTTCGTGTTACGGCATCCATAGCAGCTTGCTTGAATACATCAAAGTCTTCCCCGCGACAACCAATTACTAAGCCCGGATTAGTGCAGAATTGACCCGCGCCCATATTAAGCGACGCCACATAGTCCTTACCGATACTGCTAGCCCGAGCCGCAACAGCTCCCGGCATCAGGAATACGGGGTTAATGCTGCTCATTTCTGCAAATACCGGAATCGGTACTCTGCGCTGTTGCGCAATCGATGTAAGGGCCATCCCGCCGCGCTGGGATCCAGTGAACCCAACCGCTTGGATGCAGGAGTTGGCCACAAGGGCCTTACCGATGACATTGCCGGCACCGAACAGAAGTGAAAATACTCCATTAGGCATCTGGCAGGTCTTAGCCGCTTGTTGAATTGCCCTACCAACCAACTCAGATGTACCAGGATGTGCAGAGTGCCCCTTGACCACGACCGGGCAGCCTGCAGCCAGCGCTGATGCCGTGTCGCCGCCCGCGACCGAGAATGCTAAAGGAAAATTACTCGCACCAAAAACCGCGACCGGCCCAACGGGAATTTGCCTTTGGCGTAAGTCAACCCTAGCCATCGGCTTGCGGTCCGGCAACGCGGAGTCCACCCTAATGTCCAACCACTCACCGGCACGCACCACCGAGGCAAACAATCTGAGCTGACCACAGGTCCGGCCTCGCTCGCCTTCAATCCGACTCTTCGGCAGTCCAGTTTCAGCCACGGCGCGCTCAATCAGACTAGAACCTAGGGCCTCGATTTCTGTGGCGATAGTGTCGAGAAAACTCGCTCGAGCTTCCAGAGAAGTTTCCCGGTACTCATCAAAGGCCTCCAAAGCTAGGCTGCAGGCTTGTTCAATATCCCTTTCACTGGCCCCGGGAAAGTCTGGCTCCAAGCGCTTTCCGGTGGCAGGGTTAACTGGTTCAATGGCAGCTTGATCGCCCCGGTAGCTAGTCTGACCAATCAATTGATGTCCTGATACAGTCATGATGACCTCCTTAGAATGTTGCGGCGGCGGATAGCCACCGCTGGTCTATTTTTAAAAAGTTCAGCCTCGGACATTTAACCCAGCAGCACTTCTGGCAACCTGGTCGCTAGCTCAGGGAATGCCAGCACCAACGCCAAGGTAATGATCTGAAGAATGATGAACGGAATTACTCCACTATACATATGGCGTAGGGTAATATCCGGCGGCGCTACCGCTCGAAGATAGAATATCGACGGTGCCATGGGTGGAGTCAGATAGCTGGTTTGCAGTACCACAAGGAAAGCAATACAAAACCAAATAGGGTCGAATCCAAGGTTCAGCACCAGCGGCATAGCAATCGGGATGACGATCAGCACCACCGAAATCAAGTCGAGGACAAATCCTGCTAAGAATGTTAGAAGCAGGATCAGTGCAATCACACCCCAGGCTGGGATACCGAGGTCATTCAGCAGAGTCTGGATTGCGAGCATACCGCCAGATGCGAAGAAGACCCCCGCAAACATACTGCCGCCCAGAACGATGAGCAGGATCATCGTAGTAATCAGCAGAGTTTTCATCAGTGCGTTACCGAACAGATGCCAAGTAAACGTACGATAGATAGCTGATAAACCAACCGCTCCCAACGCACCCCAGGCAGCCGCCTCCGTGGGTGTAGCTACGCCCATAAGGATGCTACCGAGCACGGCGAAGATAAGTATCGAAGGCGGAATTAGCGCCACTGCAGTTATTCTCAGTTTCTGCCCAAGGCTATACTCGGGGCTGCCCTCTATCGCGCGTGGAGCCATAGCCGGCTTTGCAATGGCAATGCCGACCACGTAAAGACCGAAAAGCACAGCCATTATCAGCCCAGGCAGCAGCAAACCGGCAAAGAGTTCACCCACCGAAACGTTGGCAACCGGCCCCAGCACGATCACTGTTATGGAAGGCGGAATTACCGTACCTAGCGACCCACTGGCGCACACGGTCCCGGAAATCAATCGCTTGTCATAGGCATGTTTCAACATAACCGGTACGGTTAGTAAGCCAATCACAGCTTCTGTGGCACCGACTACACCACTGATGGCAGCAAAGATAGCTCCCATAATAATAGTGCTGAGGGCCATGCCTCCCGGTAGTCGCCAGGTCCAGATATGAATAGCCTCAAGCAACTTCGATGCGATGCCACTTTTCTCCAGGAAGGCTCCCATGAAGACAAATAACGGTACTGCGGCCAGCACCGAATTGCCCGCGACGCTATCAATCTGGGAAATCAGCTGGAACGATGCAGAACCGCCGAACTGAATCACACCGAAAATAAACGCGGTGCAAATCATCGACAATGCAATGGGGAAACCGCCCAACAGGAAAATCAGGAGAACCGGGAACATCCAGAATCCGATGTATTCACTCATGCCACACCCCTGACTCACCTTCGCCTTTAAACAGGATGGCAATAGAACGCGCCAATTCGACGGCGGTTTGCGCCGTCAGTATACCGAACCCGATAACCCAGACTGTTCGGAACGGCCAGATCAGGGGGTTCCAACCGGAAGCTCCGGAGGTTTCCTGATACTCATAGGCCTCCAGCGCATACTGAAATAACGCGTCAACGATCCAGATCAGTGCCACTAACAATACTGCCAAGCCAATCATGTCCATGGTCGCTTTGCCTCGTGGCGGCAAGATCCCATAAAAGATATCGACGTTGACATGTTCGCGGACCTTCAGCGCGTACGCCATGCCCAACAGAAAAATTGATCCCATGAGCATGTAGCTCATTTCATACGCCCAGACTGTTGGCGTGTTCAGGATGTAGCGGCTAACGACCTCATAGGTCAACGAACCAATCAGCGGCACGATCAGTAATGCACCGATCAGCGCAGCTGCTTTCGACAACGCATCCACGGCTTTTCCGAGGTAGCTGGAAACATTCATCATGCATACCCTAATGCCGATGCCCCGGGCAAGAACCTAGGTTGGGCCGAGAGCATCGTGTCTTTGATAATGCCGGGCCTCTCACAGAGATAGAGGCCCGCTTCACACCCTGCTTTTACTGCTCACCGCCGATGGGGAAGCGATACTGAGGCCAGACAGCGAGTTGACCCTCAAAATCCCTCAGAGAATTCAGTACTCTGGCGAACCACTCATTGTCCTCAGCCTGCTTGTCTTCCCAATTAGTTGTGGCCTCTTCAATTGTCGCCATGAAGTCCCGATCAAGGTGCACAACTTCATTGTCACCCTCGGTCATCTCCTTGAATGCTGAAAGGTCAGCATTGGCACCAGCACTCCAGCTTTCATACATGGAGAGCTTTGCAGCTGTGGCGATTGCCTGCTGGTCTTCTTTGGAAAGACCCGCCCAGACCTTCTTGTTGATTTCGCACTCCAGGACCCCCCCAGGCTGGTGCATGCCCGGTACAACTATATACTTAGCTATATCGACGAAACCTGTCGGCTTGTTGATCTCTGGGCTCCCCCATTCAGTGGCATCGATTACACCCCGGTCAAGCGACGTATACACTTCGGCTCCCGGCATCACAATAGTGGAAGCGCCAAGGTCGGACGCAATCTCAGCCCAGGCGCCGGAAGTGCGAATCTTCAGACCTTTGAAGTCTTCGTGGGTCTGAACCTTCTTATTTGAATGCAGGAAAATCTCTGTACCGATTATCGCGCAGGGGAATGACACTACATTGAACTCTTCATCGCGGTACTCTTGCCAGAGTTCCAAGCCGCCCCCCTCATAGAGCCACATCAGGTAACCTTCTGGGGTTGGTGAGCCCGCATAGCCTGCAAAAAGCGCGGTGGTTCGATCCCTGCCCCAGTCATAGGCCATCCAATTGTGCCCTATTTCAACAACACCGCGGTTCACTGCCTCGGTGACTTTTAGCGGATTAGACAGGGTACCGCCCGGGAAGACATTGATCGTGATGCGGCCGCCGGTGAGCTCCTCCACATTTTTGGCAAAGCCTTTAGCATCTCGCTCCAGCCAGGGACCACCGCCCCAGGGCGTAGCCATTTTCCAGGTTAATTCCGCGGCCATCGCACTACCGGCAGCAAGGTTTACGCTGGCGGCGATAATAGCCACCTTGATAGGGTTTGTGAGCTTTCTCATTGTTGATCTCCTTTCGTCTTGCGTAGTTGGCCGGTTCCCCTTTACGGAGTTCCGCCCGGTTTTTGTTGTTATGAGCTTTTGTGACGGCCAAGCCCTTCAGTCTCAGCGTTGAATGGGTTTAACCGGTGGCCACACCAGCCCTGTCACGTTCGAGGTTTCAGGGACGGCCTTGTTGATCTTCACTTCTGAGAGACCTATCTCTCGGAGGACCGTATGCGAAATGTCCGTGCCATCAGTGACACCCGGCATGGTTGGGGTTCTGGAATAGCGAGGAATGGCTGGAATAGTATA
Proteins encoded in this region:
- a CDS encoding aldehyde dehydrogenase (NADP(+)); the encoded protein is MTVSGHQLIGQTSYRGDQAAIEPVNPATGKRLEPDFPGASERDIEQACSLALEAFDEYRETSLEARASFLDTIATEIEALGSSLIERAVAETGLPKSRIEGERGRTCGQLRLFASVVRAGEWLDIRVDSALPDRKPMARVDLRQRQIPVGPVAVFGASNFPLAFSVAGGDTASALAAGCPVVVKGHSAHPGTSELVGRAIQQAAKTCQMPNGVFSLLFGAGNVIGKALVANSCIQAVGFTGSQRGGMALTSIAQQRRVPIPVFAEMSSINPVFLMPGAVAARASSIGKDYVASLNMGAGQFCTNPGLVIGCRGEDFDVFKQAAMDAVTRTDGQTMLTPDIHAAYTQGIERWSDHAAIKCLASGSQGTTPNSCQPHLFAASAADFLADEALQREIFGAASLIIECEGVEEMQHVASSLEGQLTATLHMDDDDLELAQSLLATLETKAGRILVNGWPTGVEVCHAMVHGGPFPATSDSRTTSVGSAAIRRFLRPVCYQNFPDALLPHALKEANPYKLNRLLDGEREIWGDKP
- a CDS encoding TRAP transporter large permease; this encodes MSEYIGFWMFPVLLIFLLGGFPIALSMICTAFIFGVIQFGGSASFQLISQIDSVAGNSVLAAVPLFVFMGAFLEKSGIASKLLEAIHIWTWRLPGGMALSTIIMGAIFAAISGVVGATEAVIGLLTVPVMLKHAYDKRLISGTVCASGSLGTVIPPSITVIVLGPVANVSVGELFAGLLLPGLIMAVLFGLYVVGIAIAKPAMAPRAIEGSPEYSLGQKLRITAVALIPPSILIFAVLGSILMGVATPTEAAAWGALGAVGLSAIYRTFTWHLFGNALMKTLLITTMILLIVLGGSMFAGVFFASGGMLAIQTLLNDLGIPAWGVIALILLLTFLAGFVLDLISVVLIVIPIAMPLVLNLGFDPIWFCIAFLVVLQTSYLTPPMAPSIFYLRAVAPPDITLRHMYSGVIPFIILQIITLALVLAFPELATRLPEVLLG
- a CDS encoding TRAP transporter small permease subunit; its protein translation is MMNVSSYLGKAVDALSKAAALIGALLIVPLIGSLTYEVVSRYILNTPTVWAYEMSYMLMGSIFLLGMAYALKVREHVNVDIFYGILPPRGKATMDMIGLAVLLVALIWIVDALFQYALEAYEYQETSGASGWNPLIWPFRTVWVIGFGILTAQTAVELARSIAILFKGEGESGVWHE
- the dctP gene encoding TRAP transporter substrate-binding protein DctP — its product is MRKLTNPIKVAIIAASVNLAAGSAMAAELTWKMATPWGGGPWLERDAKGFAKNVEELTGGRITINVFPGGTLSNPLKVTEAVNRGVVEIGHNWMAYDWGRDRTTALFAGYAGSPTPEGYLMWLYEGGGLELWQEYRDEEFNVVSFPCAIIGTEIFLHSNKKVQTHEDFKGLKIRTSGAWAEIASDLGASTIVMPGAEVYTSLDRGVIDATEWGSPEINKPTGFVDIAKYIVVPGMHQPGGVLECEINKKVWAGLSKEDQQAIATAAKLSMYESWSAGANADLSAFKEMTEGDNEVVHLDRDFMATIEEATTNWEDKQAEDNEWFARVLNSLRDFEGQLAVWPQYRFPIGGEQ